A genomic window from Lotus japonicus ecotype B-129 chromosome 1, LjGifu_v1.2 includes:
- the LOC130733265 gene encoding uncharacterized protein LOC130733265: MSTQTSQPEKQSSSVATVASCRKKKSEDATFLEDVKDHIDEFIHASMDEHKTCFKKTIQKMFGLSKAGSETNSNAVKEVESSLPLQTTVQD, translated from the exons ATGAGCACTCAGACAAGCCAACCTGAAAAGCAGTCTTCATCAGTTGCCACTGTCGCTTCATGTCGAAAGAAGAAGAGTGAAGACGCCACTTTCTTGGAGGATGTAAAGGATCACATTGACGAGTTTATTCATGCTTCTATGGATGAACACAAAACCTGTTTTAAGAAGACAATTCAGAAG ATGTTTGGTTTGTCCAAGGCAGGTTCAGAAACGAACTCCAATGCTGTGAAAGAAGTTGAAAGTTCTCTGCCGCTTCAGACAACTGTACAAGATTAA
- the LOC130710853 gene encoding uncharacterized protein LOC130710853 → MVAGRNDEAIAETLAILAGAIGQGQQANLGNHNQDEFCALGKFQRNNPPTFEGAYDPDKAQAWLKAIEKIFRVMNCTDAQKVQFGTHMLEKEAEDWWDNTVQRFEGDGMEITWDLFKGAFLEKYYPEDVRGKKEIEFLELKQGNGTVAEYATKFEELIKFCPHYNTAEAERSKCNKFVNGLRPEIKKVVGYQQIIRFSDLVNRSRIYDEDSRESAAHYKSLKEKKEKGQFRGKPYGNPADKGKQEAGHDKKPSGGGAPNPVRCYKCGVEGHRSPECPNSEAT, encoded by the coding sequence ATGGTTGCCGGAAGGAATGATGAAGCTATCGCTGAGACATTGGCAATTTTGGCTGGCGCCATTGGACAAGGTCAGCAAGCGAACCTTGGGAACCATAATCAGGATGAATTCTGTGCTTTGGGAAAGTTTCAGAGGAACAATCCGCCAACCTTTGAAGGAGCATACGACCCTGACAAAGCACAGGCATGGCTGAAAgcaattgagaagatctttcgaGTCATGAATTGTACTGACGCGCAGAAGGTGCAGTTTGGCACCCATATGCTTgagaaagaagctgaagattggtGGGACAACACTGTTCAGAGGTTTGAAGGTGATGGGATGGAGATTACTTGGGATCTTTTCAAGGGTGcatttctggagaagtactATCCAGAAGATGTGCGtggaaagaaggaaattgagTTTCTTGAACTGAAGCAGGGTAATGGAACCGTGGCGGagtatgctacaaagtttgaGGAATTGATTAAGTTTTGTCCCCACTACAATACTGCCGAAGCTGAGAGATCTAAGTGTAACAagtttgtgaatggtttgagacCTGAGATCAAGAAGGTTGTGGGATATCAACAGATTATTCGATTTTCTGACCTGGTTAACAGGAGTAGGATATATGATGAGGATAGCAGGGAAAGTGCTGCTCACTACAAGtctttgaaagagaagaaagaaaaggggcaATTCAGAGGGAAACCGTATGGGAATCCTGCTGATAAGGGTAAACAAGAAGCTGGTCATGACAAGAAGCCGAGTGGGGGAGGAGCTCCTAATCCGGTTAGGTGCTACAAGTGTGGTGTTGAAGGACATCGTTCTCCTGAATGTCCCAATTCAGAAGCAACATGA
- the LOC130710930 gene encoding uncharacterized protein LOC130710930: MKVDYATYMLTGEAEYWWRGARDMMEADHQAITWECFRGAFLDKYFPASARAAKEAQFLRLRQGGMTVVEYASKLESLAKHFRYFRGQVDEGYMCERFIDGLSYELQRATKGIEAIDNARGRHQGLNRSHQGGGGPTRANQGRNDRGKNFQKKPYVRLQGRGTATGSFYPTGGNAIALRTPSVNREDVTCFRCNKKGHYANHCSERLGACWNCNKPGHTAAECRAPKVEAVVSAAGARRPTAGGRVYSIIGTEIEEDDGLIRSTCEIAGNSLIVLFDYGATHSFIDLACATRLELDVSKLPFDLIVSIPTSKSRVANAACLECPWTYLGKKFVANLICLPLEGLDVIMDWLFHHHVLLDCTNKFRGAVVFSKIDLRSGYHQIRVKDEDIQKTAFRTRYGHYEYSVMLLGVTIAPAVFMDYMNKIFYSFLDRFVVVFIDDILIYSKDHRT; encoded by the exons ATGAAAGTGGATTATGCAACCTACATGCTGACTGGTGAAGCCgagtattggtggcgtggggCTAGGGATATGATGGAGGCCGACCATCAAGCCATCACCTGGGAATGTTTCCGTGGAGCTTtcctggacaagtactttcctgcAAGTGCTAGAGCTGCTAAGGAAGCACAGTTTCTGAGgctccgtcaaggaggcatgaccgtGGTGGAATATGCTTCtaagttggagtcgttggcgAAACATTTCCGCTACTTTCGTGGACAAGTGGATGAAGGCTATATGTGCGAGCGCTTCATTGATGGGCTGAGTTATGAGttgcagagggcg accaaggggattgaggctATTGATAACGCAAGGGGCAGACACCAAGGTCTGAACAGGTCTCACCAAGGAGGTGGAGGTCCGACTAGGGCTAACCAAGGAAGGAATGACAGAGGCAAGAATTTTCAGAAGAAGCCGTACGTTCGTCTTCAGGGTAGGGGGACAGCTACTGGGTCCTTTTATCCTACTGGGGGAAATGCAATTGCACTAAGAACCCCATCTGTGAATCGGgaggatgtgacttgcttcaggtgcaacaaaaaggggcactatgccaaccaCTGTTCTGAGCGTCTTGGGGCGTGTTGGAATTGCAACAAGCCAGGTCACACTGCTGCAGAGTGCAGGGCTCCTAAGGTTGAGGCTGTTGTGAGTGCTGCTGGGGCaaggaggcctactgctggtggaagaGTCTATTCAATTATTGGAACTGAAATTGAGGAAGACGATGGTCTgatccgcagtacctgcgaAATTGCAGGTAATTCTCTTATCGTGCTATTTGATTATGGTGCTACACATTCTTTTATAGACTTAGCTTGTGCGACAAGGTTAGAGCTAGATGTGTCAAAGTTACCGTTTGACCTGATAGTATCTATCCCTACTTCTAAGAGTCGAGTAGCCAACGCTGCATGTTTGGAGTGTCCTTGGACATACCTAGGtaagaagtttgtagcaaacttGATATGTTTACCTCTAGAGGGATTGGATGTAATCATGGATTGGTTGTTCCACCaccatgttcttcttgattgcacCAATAAG TTTAGGGGtgctgttgttttctcgaagattgacttGAGATCGGGATAccaccagattagagtcaaggaCGAGGATATCCAAAAGACCGCTTTTAGGACGCGTTatggacactacgagtactCTGTGATGCTTCTTGGAGTCACGATTGCACCTGCTgtattcatggattacatgaataaGATATTCTACTCATTTTTGGATCgtttcgtggtggtgttcatcgacgacattctAATATACTCGAAGGATCATagaacgtag